A stretch of the Papaver somniferum cultivar HN1 chromosome 6, ASM357369v1, whole genome shotgun sequence genome encodes the following:
- the LOC113287671 gene encoding neuroguidin-like isoform X1 — translation MAVMVNSSDQNETTSKEASQLCALLKEMKDGLDLVRSKVQALTLKVKENQFPTAHGLSYLDAKNFLLLSYCQCVVYYLLRKAKGLSIEGHPVVRSLVEIRLFLEKIRTIDKKQDYQIQKYIRGSVNTEEKEDANKEQADTSNKPDDLLRYRPHPDMITPKSTYHEGGDKYVLPKFAPTAMDEEKVSKSEKLAQRRDKQILRQANQSTVMRDILNDMEGKPEEVREVVGAESREAIQYREKMNKRARQEEEIFTRIPLTKAEKKQGKHLKKSRNGLVGLSEDFYGDVSSLPLNGDGDEGPSSFSSSNRGGKKQFKRKRRH, via the exons ATGGCTGTTATGGTTAACTCTTCAGATCAGAATGAAACAACAAGCAA AGAAGCTTCTCAATTATGTGCATTGTTAAAAGAAATGAAAGATGGATTGGATTTAGTGAGGAGCAAAGTGCAAGCTTTAACATTGAAG GTGAAAGAAAATCAATTTCCAACAGCACATGGGTTGAGCTATCTTGACGCCAAGAATTTCCTTCTTCTTAGCTATTGCCAGTGTGTTGTTTACTATTTACTCCGTAAGGCAAAAGGTCTTTCTATCGAGGGACACCCAGTTGTTCGGAGCCTTGTAGAGATAAGATTATTCTTAGAGAAG ATTCGTACTATCGATAAAAAGCAAGATTACCAAATTCAGAAGTACATTAGAGGCAGTGTGAATacagaagagaaagaagatgCCAATAAAGAGCAAGCAGATACCTCTAACAAGCCAGATGACTTACTGAGATATCGACCACATCCTGACATGATTACACCCAAATCGACCTATCACGAG GGGGGTGATAAATACGTGCTACCCAAGTTTGCTCCCACTGCTATGGACGAAGAAAAGGTGTCTAAGAGTGAAAAGTTGGCCCAGAGAAGGGACAAGCAAATATTACGGCAGGCTAATCAAAGTACCGTTATGAGAGATATTCTGAATGATATGGAAGGGAAACCTGAAGAG GTACGGGAAGTTGTTGGAGCCGAAAGCAGGGAAGCTATTCAGTATAGGGAAAAGATGAACAAACGTGCAAGACAAGAAGAGGAAATTTTCACTCGAATACCACTTACGAAGGCGGAGAAAAAGCAAGGAAAGCATTTGAAGAAGTCGAGAAACGG ATTGGTTGGTTTGTCGGAAGATTTCTACGGTGATGTTAGTAGTTTACCTTTGAATGGGGATGGCGATGAAGGTCCTTCAAGCTTCAGTAGTTCGAATAGGGGAGGGAAAAAACAGTTTAAGCGCAAG AGGAGGCATTGA
- the LOC113287671 gene encoding neuroguidin-like isoform X2, which yields MKDGLDLVRSKVQALTLKVKENQFPTAHGLSYLDAKNFLLLSYCQCVVYYLLRKAKGLSIEGHPVVRSLVEIRLFLEKIRTIDKKQDYQIQKYIRGSVNTEEKEDANKEQADTSNKPDDLLRYRPHPDMITPKSTYHEGGDKYVLPKFAPTAMDEEKVSKSEKLAQRRDKQILRQANQSTVMRDILNDMEGKPEEVREVVGAESREAIQYREKMNKRARQEEEIFTRIPLTKAEKKQGKHLKKSRNGLVGLSEDFYGDVSSLPLNGDGDEGPSSFSSSNRGGKKQFKRKRRH from the exons ATGAAAGATGGATTGGATTTAGTGAGGAGCAAAGTGCAAGCTTTAACATTGAAG GTGAAAGAAAATCAATTTCCAACAGCACATGGGTTGAGCTATCTTGACGCCAAGAATTTCCTTCTTCTTAGCTATTGCCAGTGTGTTGTTTACTATTTACTCCGTAAGGCAAAAGGTCTTTCTATCGAGGGACACCCAGTTGTTCGGAGCCTTGTAGAGATAAGATTATTCTTAGAGAAG ATTCGTACTATCGATAAAAAGCAAGATTACCAAATTCAGAAGTACATTAGAGGCAGTGTGAATacagaagagaaagaagatgCCAATAAAGAGCAAGCAGATACCTCTAACAAGCCAGATGACTTACTGAGATATCGACCACATCCTGACATGATTACACCCAAATCGACCTATCACGAG GGGGGTGATAAATACGTGCTACCCAAGTTTGCTCCCACTGCTATGGACGAAGAAAAGGTGTCTAAGAGTGAAAAGTTGGCCCAGAGAAGGGACAAGCAAATATTACGGCAGGCTAATCAAAGTACCGTTATGAGAGATATTCTGAATGATATGGAAGGGAAACCTGAAGAG GTACGGGAAGTTGTTGGAGCCGAAAGCAGGGAAGCTATTCAGTATAGGGAAAAGATGAACAAACGTGCAAGACAAGAAGAGGAAATTTTCACTCGAATACCACTTACGAAGGCGGAGAAAAAGCAAGGAAAGCATTTGAAGAAGTCGAGAAACGG ATTGGTTGGTTTGTCGGAAGATTTCTACGGTGATGTTAGTAGTTTACCTTTGAATGGGGATGGCGATGAAGGTCCTTCAAGCTTCAGTAGTTCGAATAGGGGAGGGAAAAAACAGTTTAAGCGCAAG AGGAGGCATTGA